Genomic window (Capsicum annuum cultivar UCD-10X-F1 chromosome 10, UCD10Xv1.1, whole genome shotgun sequence):
AAGGAATTTTTATAGGATGAAAAGAAATTTCATAGTTTCACATGAAGAACATTATTTCTCTCACTATTTACTCAGTTTTGTGAAGCCTAAAGAATAATCTTTAATTCTTTTCATCATTAATTCCAAGAAATCAATTATGTTTCCCCATCTACTTCTTATTGTTTTTCTTACATTATGAGTATCTCAATCCTCTTTTGATGTTGTAGATGCAATATGAGTGTAGTGTTTATAAGACTTTCgtgattatattatttttagataataagGATACAACCTATTTCTCGTTTTCTTTGTTGGTTGTAGTTGTAAATTCTAATCTATGtcatcatattttaatttttcttggaaaCTCAAATCAGGATTTGGTAGAAATACTGACTGAGAAATTAACGTGCTAACCCTTGTTAAAACATCTGAGCTGACTTGGTAAGAACAAAAGCTGACTACACTGAAGAAGAAGTAAACTGTGTTTTTGTTATCGTATTGAAAGAGAAGAAGTTAGCTTCATTGATAAGCTAGAAGAGTTACATAATGTGATTACTATGCTTGGTATTTATAGACTCACATGAGTCACACATGATATTCTAGAACCTTCTAAGAACTACTCCTAACAACTTGTATAACTACTCAACTAACTAATTGCCTAGAGTAGCTAAATCAGTACTAAATcagtaaaacaataaaaacagtgAAAACTATTTACTGCATCAGAAAACTAATGCTATCGTATATAttttaacactccccctcaagctgaagGGTGCAAAATGTTAAGCACACCAAGCTTGCCTAGAAGATGTGAGTGTTGGTCTTAAGTTATGCTCTTGGTAAGAATATCTGCAACTTGATGAGTGTGGGAACATATACAGTTTGCACAAGCCCTTCCTTGATCTTATCTCTTATAAAGTGTCAATCAATCTTAATATGTTCTGTCCTTTCATAAAAGATAGGGTGGACTGCTAGTTATATTGCAGACTTACTATCACTGAAGAGTGTGATAGGCTTATTGACAGGCATATCCAATTTTATAAATAATCCTGTCAACTATGTGATTTATGCTAGAGCTGAAGCCATGCTTCTATATTCTGCTTCAACTGAGCTTTTAGATATAGTATGTTACTTCTTGGACTTCCAGGATATCAATGATTTACCAAAATGCACCATATATCCTGTGACATACCTTCTTGTGTTTGGGCATGCTGCCCAGTCTGAGTTACACCATCACATAAGATCTGCAGTAGGCTGAGCCTTAAGCCAAACACCCCAGCCTACTATTCCTTTTAAGTATCTGATTACCCTATTAGCAGCTTCCAAATGAGACCTTTTAGGCTGTTGTGTAAATTGACTTAAGATCTGCACACCATAGCTAATATCAAGTCTAGTTATAGTTGCATACATCAACTTCCCAACCAATATTTGATAAGAAATAATGTCCCTGAGAACAACATCCCCTGTGGTACTTGTTGCTTTATCAAACTCAACTGAGGTTAACATGGCATTAACTTCTAATGGGGTAGGTGCAGGTTTAGCCCCAGCTAATCCAATCTCTGAAATGAGctctaaaatatacttcatctgATTCAATATGACCCCAGCTGCAAATTTTAACACTTCTATTCCCAAGAAATATTTGAGCTTTCCCAAATCTTTGAGCTTAAACTCCTGATGCAAGGTTGCTTTTGCTTTATTGATCATAGTAATGTTGTCACCAGTGATGGAAAAATCATCCACATATACCAAGATTACAACCAtgccttctttcttttttaatgtaaacaaagaatagtcatGTGTGCTTTGGGTGAATCCTGTATGAAGAAAAGCTACATTTAGCTTGATATTCCACTTTCTTGAAGCATCCTTAAGTCCACTTAAGGATTTGATCAATATGCAAACTTTGTTTTCTCTTCCTGCTTTAAAGCCTTATAGCATCTCCATATAAACTTTTTCATCCAGATGACCTTGAAGAAAGGCATTGTAGACATCAATCTGGTACATACACCACCCCTTGGAGACTACCAATGCAATGATACACCTGACTATAACCATCTTAGCCACATGAGAAAAAGTATCATGATAGTCCATCCCTTCTTGTTGGCTGTAGCCCTTGGCTACTAATCTTGCTTTAAATCTTTCCACTTCTCTATTAGATTTATATTTAACTTTATACACGAtcctatgatatttttgtcttgAGGCATATCAACTACCTCCCAGGTATGATTATCTTTAAGTTCTTTGATCTCTAACTGCATGACTTCAATCCACTTTTCATCTTTGATAGCCTGGTTGTAAGTTTGAGGTTCAACCAGTGTTGACATGTTGGAAACAAAACACTGGTAACCTGCAGTAGTATTATCATAGGATATATAACTGGTTAAGGGGTATCTGCTCCCTTTCTTCTTTCCCGGTGAAGTATGATCCATCAACCAAGCAGGTTTCTTAGTTATTCTAGATGATATTTTTAGAGCATCAGTTATAGGTGATAATGATGTTGATGCAGCTACATCTAGTGACCTAGAAGGCACATCAATTAATGTATTTGCTGGAACATGTAACTAATGTAAATCCTCTTCTGATAACTTAGGAACCTAAATATGAGATTCTAATATCTCAGAGCAAGCTGCTTAAagatcatcaatttcatgatttACTATACTTTAATTAATCTTAATAAAATCTTCAGATGATTCTAAAGTTGTTGCTTCTGCAAAAGGGAATTCATTCTCTCATAATAAAACATCTCTAGTAACAAATAGCTTGTTAGTGATGAAATCCATCAGCAACTAACCCATTTGAGTAGCAGAATACCCCATCAATACTGTAGTCTTTACTTTGTCTAAAAACTTATCAGCTTTTGCTACTATTGAAGCATAACATTTGCAACCAACAAATCTCAAATGTGTTAAGGATGGAACCTTCGAAAACAATATTTCATAAGGACTCTTACCTCCAATGGATGAAAATGGTAGTCTGTTAATAATATAAACTGCAACTTTAACAATTAGACCCCAGAATCTAATTGGCATTTGAGCTTGAAATCTATTAGCTCTAGCAATATTTAATAGTTGTCTATGTTCTCTTTCAACTACACCATTTTGCTATGATGTATAGGGATAACTGCTTTGATGTATTATGCCCAAAGACTGAAATAACTCTCTACACTTAGAGTTGAGGAATTCTATCCTATTATCAGATCTAATAACCTTTATCTTAGCATCAAACTGATTATGAATCATACTCAAAATATTCTCAACATCTATAATACATTTAGCTTTTAGTTGTAACAAATAAAGACAAGTATACCTGCTGTAATCATCCACAATAGTTAAGAAATAATGTTTCTtatcaaaagttaaaattttataaGGCCCCAAAGATCCATGTGCACAATATCAAAACATTTTTCAGCTCTAGAACTACTTGTAGGAAACATCATTCTAGTTTGTTTAGCTAATGGACAAATATGACATCTATTTAAAGACTTTATGTCTTTTATGTGTCTCAACAAGTTTAGTGACTTCAGAGCTTGAGTAAAAGGATGTCCAAGTCTTCTATGCCACAGATTGCAATCTTGTATACTTACTTTTACAACCAGATTTTGACCATCTCTGTGCATCTCATCTACTCTACAAACATTCTTGAGGGTATAtaaacctttttttttccttactaATACCATTCACGTTCCCACTGTGAAGGtcctaaaatatacaaaaattaggaTAGAATGACATAAAGCATGagagttgtttggttactttGGATATTAACAACAAGTTTAGCTTAAAATTAGACAAAAACAACACATCCCCCAGAACTTCATCTTTAAGGACTTTTCCATCTCCAATATGTGTTATGTTTCCCTTAGCACCAGTAGGAAGATTTACTTTATTCTGATTAGTGGTATCTATCttatgaaattgagaaaaaaaatctcTATGCGCTGCAACATAATGTGTGGCACCAAAATCTATTATCCAATCATGTAAAATAATATGACATACCAAGAAAGTTGCTATACCTGACATGTTAACCTATTTGAAATAATGCTTATCTTTGTTCAATAGGGCCACAATCTGCTTATACTCTGCGCCTTGGCCAAAATAACACTACTAATGTCTTTATATTTTTGATTTCTAGATAGAGTCGATTGCCCTGCATTATCAGTTGGATATTGTCCAATGAAATTATGGGAAGACAACTAATTATTAGTTTGACCAGGTAACTGATATCCTTGACCTCCATATCCACCAGATCTTCCATAAGCATGATTGTTGTTTCCTTCATATCTTCTTAAATTACCATTGTAACCTACCCTTATTTTCTACTTCCAATCATTAGGATAGCCTATTAATTTGTAGTAAGTTTCTTTAGTATGCCTAGTGAAGTGGCAATAGTCACAATTCGTCCCTTTGTGATTTTGTGATCTGTAACTACTTTTTGAGATTTTACTCACATGCATTGTAATTGGTTTTGTCTTTTCATTTGTGGTAGTTGCACAAGCCAATGTTAAATTTAAAATCATAGAATAGGCCTGATTAAGTATAGGTGTAACTCTCTTTAATAGAATTTGTCTCCTGCTTGATTATAGAAATCATTCAAGCCACTTAAAAACTGTATTAATCTTAATTCAGACAGGTAACCGGCATAGTCTTTAGACCTTGGACAAGAAGATGATGGTGCAGGAACTACTGCATCATATTCACTCCATAAGATCTTTAATTTTGTGAAATAAGTTGCTACTGAATCAGCTACTTgggatagtgtaacaccccgattcgctgaactggaatgctacacagtgctcatgaccccgagggaccacaagctaatccatgaatgatatctgtacctatatactgcaaatcatgatataataatgcagaatacatagaactataaggccataagggtcaactgaataaaactatgtgggtgaaaatacccaaaataactcaatctgaacgtaaatccgatcataaatctgaaagcctctaaactatctgaataaggagttgaagaaacatgtctccaactaacgtcgtaaaactaaactgaagaaataaataaatgaatcaaatcatattgtcctcgaattaatggggactcactgtgtctctgtgactggaatgcttccgctactgctgggctggagctcgtgtcttagAACCTACGGTGTAACaagaaaagaaagcaccataacggaaatacgtcagtacaactggagtacaaagtatacgaggaaggtaggatgaacataaagggtttcatgcatgaacaacactgactgactaatatgaacgtgggagtgcaaacacatatatatagaaactgggacagtgaatacatgatagcatgacctgtaagctaatacatggtttactaataactatcatgactgatactgaaactgataacatggacgactgtatctaatagtcctgtatatattgaaatctgaagaacgccctgagtttttttactaagactgatactgaaactgtgggaaataatgtttaaccaacatgtcccatgtatgctgttatggctaagctggggtccaatctctgccccgactggaggggtgtcaataccgtgccacgggtaaggacaccctatgagtgacccttatctggcgggtactcaatgagaatggtgggaaccctaaactgacgggttaatccacctcatcaaccctaatctgacgggttaagatgtctcaacctacactcgatatgtagttttggaacacaaagatgactactaagaatcacaccatgaATTGGcgggtgaattcccatccttgggtttacttagTGCTatcctctactcctatctggagggactggacatgaataactgactgtgcataacTTTATCTTACTAAATTCCGTtaactggcggaatgttactgatatctgacaactaactaagatcatgaggttttcctgagtcacatgactgactaaagtctatagaatcatagcttgtgttcggatatcgtgaaacatgacatggctttaggcacacaactatagtttttggatacaagtacccccaggactcgatggaaggaaactgacacacatgactgacttgatcataagagtgagtccataatttataatatcataagtagggatctcatactaagcatggttatcaacaatgtattgaatggaaaggatttcatatcacatggaagtacttgcacaatcttaatatcatgttcattgcataatcatattggcaacacataccaatagcatggaagttcatgtggattgcatggtcatcatacatcttgttcataagtaggatttgcaagtaaacatagcataatctcataagaatagttcatgagtattccaacaacatttacaaggcacattatcaacatagaagtcattggaacgtaagggcatatcatgaatccttcacttagtcacaatttagctatattgcatgatttctagtttcttaggcattttatcaaacaccttaaatgcacatcttaagcataggtgaaatcatcaaattatacatcatgaacaaccaaatttacatgtttccaacttatatgatatcatgaaattcaaaaaaacatataaagattccatcttgggaatcacccaatattaacaacatgatcatcaacacccaacaatatagaaatcatactttNNNNNNNNNNNNNNNNNNNNNNNNNNNNNNNNNNNNNNNNNNNNNNNNNNNNNNNNNNNNNNNNNNNNNNNNNNNNNNNNNNNNNNNNNNNNNNNNNNNNaccatgaaattcaaaaaaacatataaagattccatcttgggaatcacccaatattaacaacatgatcatcaacacccaacaatatagaaatcatactttataatgaaaaagagggttttttagctttatggatgaaagggatccataaatcaactcacacataccttagaaggaagattcttgatgattgacggaggaatttccttgaaatcagatcttcaagatTAGTTATGCaaacctagttgtttttctcttttagtgcgcttgtatgatgatctttgagatgataatagggttgtaatatgtttagaagctatatatttcgttaggttaagtttagggacatgtaagaagtgttaaaagacttaattacccttaaataactcaaaacagagtatttttggcacctggaactgacttaagcggcgcccaagtgatttactaagctaggttgggcggcacctaaccaattgtctatgcttgggttgggcagcgcctaaccaatcgcctatgcttactgtctctcacaaaaatgggcataactttttgctcgggtattggattaaggcaaaattgatatcgttggaaagctaatttgattctgtacaatttggtaggtctaaatcagCCATAATACAaaattaacatcgagttatactcattcaaagatgacccttgcaaaatcaaatattaaaacttgatgtattcaaaaactcttagcttgtattatcttaagtgactcatatgaacatgcttaatgcatcataagctatcctatcactaggatatttattgtaagtcatgtactcaattatgaatcataggatagaagatttcatatgtaggaatacttatttacTTCCTAACTTAGAAACATGTGGCGTATTACAGATAGTGAGTTTATTTCCCTATGTAACTGATAGAGCCTTATGTGATTGACCTTGTCAAACCTTTCTCTCAGATCTTCCCAAACTTTAAATTGACTTGTGGCATATACAATGCCACTTAACATTTTTGCACTAATAGAGCTTATTAACCATGACAACACTAAGGTATTGCAAGTTTCCTATTGCTCATGCAATTCTTCTCTATATAAACTTCTATTACAAGCACCGGCCACAAATCAAATTTTCTTTTCCCCATTAATTCAATCCTCATCAATTGGATCCATAATCCATAATTCTCTAATCCAACAAGCTTAATTAGAATCAAGGTAGCTCTAGACACATCCGATGTTCCTATAAACAAGGGATCACTTGGATCAATTTTGGGTGACATTTCTGACCTTTAAAAATTTTTTGTGGTAGAGATCAAACTCCACTAGAATCAAAATTGAATCCTCCAATGATAATACACACCAAATTGCTGGAAATAACTGAAAACAGAGATAAGAGATTTCTCTACAACTACTAAAATATTCTGCTAGTAACAGATATTGAGAATCTCTCCACAATAGAGATCTAAACTCTATCAATGTCTCTTCTAAACCTCTGTAATCAATGGCTATGATAccatgttaaaacatcttaaaacatCTGATTCAACTCTATAAGAGTAGAAGCTGACTACACTGAAGAAGAAAAGTGTATTTTTATTATCGTATTGAAAGAGAAGAAGTTAGCTTCATTGATAAGCTAGAAGAGTTACATAATGTGATTACTATGCTTGGTATTTATAAAATTACATGAGTCACACTTGATGTTCTAGAACCTTCTAATAACTACTAACAACTTACATAACTACTCAACTAACTAATTGCCTAGAGTAACTAAATCTGtactaaatcaataaaataataaaaatagtgaaaactatTTTACTGCATCAAAAACTAATGCTACAGTATACACTTTAACAACCCTCATTTAATAGATTCACTTAGGATAAGTAGAATTTACTGGGCATAAGCCAATTTCTCTTATGTAAATTAAATAACACATATAGATTTGGAAATATCTTATTGAGATAAATTAttcaacttttgagaaaaattgaCTTATGATATAGGTATTGAGTGTATATCTAGACAACCCAATTATTTATAACTATATAGAAACCTATAATAGTGCACTCCATTGAGGGGGACACAATCTTGGAGGGGTGCCCATCTAAGTCCGACCCAAGTGATCGTACCTACAACAAAATTTATGGCTGCGGGGCCTGCATTTATGCAACTCTTAACAAATGCAAAGTTCAATTGTTTTGGTCTAGTTCAGATGCCTATGAATTGATTGATAGTTGAGAACAATTTCTCAATAATATTTGTCTCTTCTCATTGCACATAACTTAGTTTTAATCAATTTTACCTATATACTTTTATAGCATACAAATTCATCAATCTCTCAGAATAGAAATCACATGTATAAATTGTAAGAATTAGGTAGTTTTTGGTTGCAGATGTCCACTCATAATGACAATACTGGAGTTGAATACATTTTTTCCCAACCTCGTGCCCCACATCGATAAGCTAGCAATGCTACttagtgtttatatgttgttgcatCAACTTAGTTGGACATGACCTTACTTGAACAAGATCTGTACTATAGGATATTACCATTGTATCCTTGATTTCTAAGGATACAAAAAACCAAGTCCATGGATGAATGGTGGCCAAGAGGGAAGAGCCTAATTAACAACTTCCATGGCTTTTGGTGATCATGGTGttgttgataatatttttcaGCCTTGTCTGCCTGGGCTAGAGGTTGTCTCATGATTGACTATCGGACTTCTCATCTctttttgttattatgttttcTAATAAGGATATGCATCTTTCTTTTTAATCGAggataatttttgataaattaattcccagtagaacaaaaaaatgaattGCTAGAGGAGTATTTTGTTCACCTCAGCTTGAATTTAGTGATTGAAAATCTTCAATGTTCTTGGCTTATCTCAAAATGCTTGAGGTATGTAGTTGATGAAGAATACTTTACTCTCAGAATCAATGTTGACAtatgtttttctttgaattttttttgattgCTACAACTGAATGAAATCATTGTTTTAGATTGTGCACATGTAGAATGCCTATTTGGTTCTACTagaattttgttttctttctattATGGAGATAGTTGCACAAAATGATATATCACAACCAAAATACTGTAACgacataaaattttgatgaaatatgtgaaacatgtatttttatgtgatttaactattttacccctcttcaTGATTATGTTATGGTGTTTCTAGGGTGTGGGTTTGATTGGCATGGTTTCTAATTCATTTTGGTGCTTTTTAtgcgatattgtagtttttggaGGCTTAGAGAGCCTTATTATGAACATCTGtagttatcttttgatccgtgcgacaaAGGGCTAAATGGACTGTACCAGTATTTCCAGAACATAAATTTTaaggtggtaacatatttggtgtggttttatggcttttaaatctcatttcgaccctccgtttgaaaaattatgattttgagtttcgggggtcaacattgtgaaaataatttcttttcaaaaatatgacaTCGCCATTAAGTCTAGagcattgaatttagtatggttacatagtttgtttacgtacattggattttgaatgaatcccaaggCATTGACAAAAACTTGAAAGAATTTTCGAGCTTCAGCTGGTTTTTGGTGCATGTGCAATCGCACCACTTGAGTGGCGATCACACATATGCGGCAGAGAGGGTAGTGCAATCGTACTAAGGGGTTGGCAATCGCCACACCTCCTACTACTTCAAGGGTGTGCAATTTCACACCTGGGTATGTAATTACAAATTTAATTACCTGGAcggggtataaatagaccccttaggtcgttaattagctcatttttcatcttgcctcttgagagctaaaccataaaatagtgtgagagcttaaaagtgaagcttgtgggtgcttaggaagctagattaacatccatttcttgattctcttaagGATTTGAGATTagaattcaccattttttttagtgaatttcttgattaatttctaaaAATCCTGAAATCTAAGGAcgtgattttaaacctcaattttactcattttcacttgaataatgtttctaaTGCTATATTACTTGTTTTTCCTTGATTTCATTTTCAAAACAacctcaattcttgattttaaacgGATTTAGAAGATTTTACCctataaagtttaaaaatagtttttcttcgttTTGAATCTCATTTTTAACTCTATTTTACTTGAGTTTTTAGATGTAGGTTTCTAAAGATAtggggaacacatttttgaaataaaaataagattttgtccttctttttgggaaacccattttgggagtctgttttgaccccaaactaatattaggcaatatgagtatcattggaTTTATTGTGACATGTAgatattttatttcttgatttttttaattttgggatAGTTTGTGAGAAATAAGGTCGTGAATTGAAGTGTTGGAgaccaatttttggccttgaggtaggttatggcttaactcttttggATTGGGATGAGTAGTTAATTTgaatacaaaatgcatgttaaggagatgagaactaatcataaaatTGGCTATCTTAATGTATTATTCCCGcgtgggggcctatatatgatgtaattgttgGTTTggagatattatatgatatgtgtgaccgtgtgaggTCCTTTGTGATGTGGATAGACtgaaatatatatgaataattgtGTTGTATTGTTGAAATTCCTAATGTGGTGTAATTGGTATATTGTGctatattcatactttatctACATATGAATCATGTGGAACTTCATGGATggtggaaataatgagtgaatattggcttaCGTGGTTAtgaatatatcattgtggttggttgtggaaatactaattgtgattgattgtgagaattacatcctcatatcacacTCACTTATGAAACATTGGTTTTAAAACCCTTCTTGAGGAATGTGCcgggaaaaaaatattatgacatcttataaaacccttctcgagggatgtgccagggaggagATATGATATACGAATTATATACGAGTTGATGAACACCCCGTTGGTCATGTCGGAAGGCTTGCCTCCATGGGTGTATATAGAGGTTGTGCaataacctcgtgcatcatcatcatcattgttatTGTGTTTACTCCGTTATGGCTGTAATATGATTATACTTTTGTTTTGACTTATTCTatatctaattgttctatcttgttatacttATACTCAATGATCTTGTATGTATATTACCCTTCCTTGTCCTACTTGTATGTAAGTTATTGTACATTTGTGGTCTTTTCTgtgtttgttgcaatatatgtgatatattagaactgttagtgcaagcgatgtgggctaccattataggacattttctgattgcaggtgacgtacccttaatgtgtattttatatgtCATATTTAAAACTTTGCTAGGTTGAGCTGTGATACCTACCTAGtataagtggatcgtactcactcctactgtaccTTTCTAGTGCAGGTTTGGGTTTGGGTGTGCCCTACGTTGCTTGATTTGGGCGATTGTTGGAGTTTTTAAGGTAGTGGTTGATTTTCAGGTGTCCGGATGTATTTTACTATATTTCTCATTAATTAGACCGTCTTTACTAGTTTTTAGAGTCAGAGTTGTATTGATTGGATTTCATATATATTTCGTTTGGATTTGAGTTATACTAGATacattcttatactattgacatcaGGTTTCTGGAGTTATGGACACATTGTTGTTTACGTTTCTTTCCGCATTTgttatacttatatggttcgacattgttctagaagccttaccttaggggtATTTCTATATTTTCCCTTTGTTTATCatttggatgataggcttactcGTCAAGATTCGCTGCGatgagtgccatcatgacccttgattttgGATCTTGACAAATACTAAAAGCTTGTGGTAAGAATCTGATTTACAACTTTGAAATGACTGTACGTGGAATAATCAATATCCTGAAAGTTGCACCGATGTAATCCTTCAAGAAGGCTTGTAAGAAAGTTGCAAATATTTTTTGACAATAGTTTTTATTATGTCGAAATAAAATGACAAATTACCACCAGTATTTAAAATAATGAAGCTTTAGAGTTAGTTCTTCTCGTCTCACATGTTGAGCTTCATGTCACtcttcttgtttgttttgttctTCAGTGGACTCTAGAATCTTGCATGTTTGTTTTGTTCTTCAGTGGACTCTAGAACCTTGCATTCGTCCAACCATATGTGCTCTCAACATTTGCCTCTAATCATTATTTTCAGAAAATGAGGGAAGATTCACAATGCAGATGCATAGACTGGATAAGTGTTTAGTACAAAGGttaaaatacat
Coding sequences:
- the LOC124887720 gene encoding uncharacterized mitochondrial protein AtMg00810-like — encoded protein: MVVILVYVDDFSITGDNITMINKAKATLHQEFKLKDLGKLKYFLGIEVLKFAAGVILNQMKYILELISEIGLAGAKPAPTPLEVNAMLTSVEFDKATSTTGDVVLRDIISYQILVGKLMYATITRLDISYGVQILSQFTQQPKRSHLEAANRVIRYLKGIVGWGVWLKAQPTADLM